In Desulfobulbaceae bacterium, the following proteins share a genomic window:
- the hflX gene encoding GTPase HflX, with protein sequence MSTIFGHTAGLKTAQHDKLDRISRRRVPPELIVSPELARELAELSFELGRQIGVLINRKGQVESVIVGDKKQIVIPVLSSSRSAGKRLKGLRFVHTHLTGEGISEDDLMDLLFLRFDLMSVIKITADGFPERLYSVHLTPTLVNGHNWSFLEPVVPSQQNSTCLELITALENEFARVHIDAKQQAGEDRAILVSVSTLPKAIAQDSVDELQELARSDEVVVLGSIIQRRKQVSSRYILGKGKLSEVMLQALLLNANLLIFDQELNASQVNSITTLTELRVIDRTQLILDIFARRALSREGKLQIEMAQLKYMLPRLESRDDSLSRLSGGIGTRGPGETKLEVDRRRIKDRLNVLGKKLKAVSEERYRRRERRRKKDVPVISLVGYTNAGKSTLLNSLTNSDIVAEDKLFATLDPTSRRLRFPQDVEVIITDTVGFIRDLPEELLKAFQATLEELYDADVLVHVVDVHNPRFEDQIRVVEDLIAELNLQVPTLMVLNKIDKIDPESIAVIEKKYNAVSISALQPDTFGEFLHKAHELIIRQWRLPQGKAW encoded by the coding sequence ATAAGTACTATTTTTGGTCATACAGCAGGCCTCAAAACCGCACAGCACGATAAACTCGACCGTATTTCCCGGCGTCGAGTTCCTCCTGAACTGATCGTCAGTCCTGAACTGGCCAGAGAGTTGGCTGAGTTGTCTTTTGAGTTAGGCCGTCAGATTGGTGTCTTGATTAATCGTAAGGGCCAGGTTGAGTCGGTTATTGTCGGCGATAAAAAACAGATTGTAATTCCTGTTTTGTCAAGCTCCCGTTCCGCCGGTAAACGTTTGAAGGGCTTGCGATTTGTCCATACGCATCTGACAGGGGAAGGGATCTCTGAAGACGATCTGATGGATCTTCTCTTTCTCAGGTTTGACTTGATGTCCGTAATCAAAATAACTGCAGATGGTTTTCCTGAACGTTTATACTCTGTTCACCTGACTCCAACCTTGGTCAATGGTCACAACTGGTCTTTTCTGGAACCGGTTGTGCCCTCCCAGCAAAACTCCACCTGTCTTGAGCTGATTACTGCCCTTGAAAATGAGTTTGCCCGGGTCCATATTGATGCTAAGCAACAGGCAGGGGAGGACAGGGCAATCCTGGTGAGTGTTTCAACCCTACCAAAGGCAATCGCTCAAGATTCCGTCGATGAACTCCAGGAGTTGGCTCGTTCTGATGAAGTTGTTGTGCTCGGCTCAATTATCCAGCGTCGTAAACAGGTGAGTTCCCGATATATTCTTGGCAAGGGGAAGTTGAGTGAAGTTATGCTCCAGGCCCTGTTGCTGAATGCTAATTTGTTGATTTTTGACCAGGAGCTTAACGCAAGTCAGGTTAACTCAATAACCACGTTAACTGAACTCAGAGTGATTGACCGAACGCAGCTTATACTCGATATATTTGCCAGAAGGGCACTTTCCCGGGAGGGCAAACTTCAAATAGAGATGGCTCAGCTGAAATATATGCTGCCGCGTCTGGAGAGCCGGGACGATTCACTGTCAAGGCTCTCTGGTGGTATCGGCACCCGCGGGCCGGGAGAGACGAAACTTGAAGTTGATCGACGAAGAATTAAAGATCGTTTAAATGTGCTGGGCAAAAAGTTAAAGGCTGTCAGTGAAGAGCGCTACAGGCGTCGAGAGAGGCGTCGAAAAAAAGATGTTCCGGTCATCTCTTTAGTTGGCTATACTAACGCCGGCAAGTCAACCTTGCTCAACTCATTGACGAACAGTGATATTGTCGCCGAAGATAAGCTTTTTGCCACCTTGGATCCGACCAGCAGGCGGCTGCGTTTTCCCCAAGATGTTGAGGTGATTATAACTGACACCGTTGGCTTTATTCGTGATCTGCCGGAGGAGCTCCTGAAGGCCTTTCAGGCAACGCTGGAAGAACTTTATGATGCTGATGTTCTTGTGCATGTTGTTGATGTGCACAACCCGCGATTTGAGGATCAGATACGCGTTGTCGAAGATCTTATTGCGGAGTTGAACTTGCAGGTCCCGACTTTGATGGTTCTCAATAAAATTGATAAAATTGACCCCGAATCAATTGCTGTGATTGAAAAAAAATATAACGCCGTATCCATATCTGCTCTGCAGCCGGATACCTTTGGTGAGTTTTTGCATAAGGCCCATGAACTCATTATTCGACAGTGGCGTCTTCCTCAAGGTAAGGCCTGGTAA